The Candidatus Marsarchaeota archaeon DNA segment TGCAGCTTGGAGTAGTCTGCCCCGTGGATCCTGTAGTACTCCTCAGTCGGCACCGACTTGTTCGCCTCTATCTCCCCTCTTATGCCCATCTTTGCATAAAGGCTTTCTACAGCCCCCTTAGAAGGCCCCTCTATCTCCATGCTGTACTCCAGCATGGGGAACTTGTCCAGCTCTATGGTGAATTCTCCAAGCGAATACTCTTCCCTATAATTCTCGAAGTAATCCACAAACGCATCGGGGATTAGCCTGTGCACTATTCCAGCAGCCTTCTCGAAATCCGAAACCTCGACCTCGTATTCGAGCCTTCCCTCTATGCTCCTGCCTTTTTGCTCCTTGAGCGTTATTGTCGATTTGCTTCCGTCGGTCCTTACCCTTATCCATTTGGTGTAGTATTCTGCGCCAGCGCCTTCCAATGGCTCCTTTATCTGGAAGTTGAACCTGCGGAACTGGTGCCTTCCCAAGAGTTTGGCTCCCATGCCAATGATCCTTTTTCTAACCTCTTCAGGATCAACGCCATAAACAGGCAATTCTATCTCTTTTGCCATATCGCATTACCCAAAGCTTTATTTATGTGCTCTTTTGTTTACGACAGCTTAAAAGCCTTTCAGATGTCTTATTCAATACAACAAGCAGCTTGCCCTAAATATAAGCATTGTGGCAAAAATCCCAACGCTGAAATTACATTATTTTTCAGCCCTTCGCCCCTTTCTTCAGCT contains these protein-coding regions:
- a CDS encoding CYTH domain-containing protein translates to MAKEIELPVYGVDPEEVRKRIIGMGAKLLGRHQFRRFNFQIKEPLEGAGAEYYTKWIRVRTDGSKSTITLKEQKGRSIEGRLEYEVEVSDFEKAAGIVHRLIPDAFVDYFENYREEYSLGEFTIELDKFPMLEYSMEIEGPSKGAVESLYAKMGIRGEIEANKSVPTEEYYRIHGADYSKLQESYSDIMSSVLAGRQGAEA